The proteins below are encoded in one region of Aeromonas jandaei:
- the hflD gene encoding high frequency lysogenization protein HflD, which translates to MSDKFQDRTMAFAGICQAAALVQKVARDGSCDEAALRESLSSILVTNPSHPLEVFNNTHLAIRDGYRALVEQLGADGSQKNAELTRYVVSLIALERKLAKRKDILNMLGERISQIGRQQQHFDLLDEQILANMASIYSDLISPIGPRIQVAGTPLFLQQPLVQHKVRALLLAGIRAVVLWRQLGGSRTQIIFARKKMVELAKRY; encoded by the coding sequence GTGAGCGATAAATTCCAAGACAGAACCATGGCCTTTGCCGGCATCTGCCAGGCGGCCGCGCTGGTCCAGAAGGTGGCCCGCGACGGCAGCTGTGACGAGGCCGCCCTGCGCGAGAGCCTCTCCAGCATTCTGGTGACCAACCCGAGCCACCCCCTCGAGGTGTTCAACAACACCCATCTGGCCATTCGCGACGGCTACCGTGCGCTGGTCGAGCAGCTGGGTGCCGACGGCAGCCAGAAGAATGCCGAGCTGACCCGCTATGTGGTGAGCCTGATTGCGCTGGAGCGCAAGCTGGCCAAGCGCAAGGACATTCTCAACATGCTGGGTGAGCGGATCAGTCAGATCGGTCGCCAGCAACAGCACTTCGATCTGCTCGACGAGCAGATCCTGGCCAACATGGCGAGCATCTACAGCGACCTTATCAGCCCCATCGGGCCGCGCATTCAGGTGGCAGGCACCCCGCTGTTCCTGCAGCAGCCGCTGGTGCAGCACAAGGTGCGCGCCCTGCTGCTGGCAGGCATCCGCGCCGTGGTGCTGTGGCGCCAGCTCGGTGGCAGCCGCACCCAGATCATCTTCGCTCGCAAGAAGATGGTGGAACTGGCCAAGCGTTACTAA
- a CDS encoding PTS fructose transporter subunit IIABC: protein MITTLINEHLINLDLKATAKEEVFTEMARLLVAQGKVSDEQQFVKDLWAREELDNTGFEEGVALPHAKSAAVSTPAVAIGISRNGIDYGAEDGKPSKLFFMIASPAGGANHHIEVLAELSAKLIEEGFIDALLAAKTPADALALLLAKKEEAAAAPAANKGLIIGVTGCPAGIAHTYLAAESLERAAKELGYEVKVETNGSIGVKNSPTADEIARAAAIVVACDKQVDMARFAGKPLIKTGVKAPIKDGKGLIEQALKAPAYVADKDEKKGDEKRASGGSSDLYRYLMNGVSHMIPFVVTGGLLIALSLAIGGNPTPSGMQIPEGSMWNQILNVGVAAFTLMIPILAGYIAYAIGDRPALAPGFIGGWIANNGSFYGADAGTGFIGAIIAGLLVGYLVRWIATRQYHKMVQPLVPILIAPIVGSLFIAAVFIFIIGAPIADMMTGLNAMLLSMSGGSLVLLGIVLGGMAGFDMGGPVNKVAFLFSVGMIASGQTQFMGAMACAIPAAPLGMSLATVLGRKLGIFDESEIEAGKAAGAMGLVGISEGAIPFAARDPLAVIPANVLGSMTAAVMAFLLGITNSVAHGGPIVALLGAVNKPLLALLCMICGAIVTGVVAVALKKLRVKKSDEVTLAKAA from the coding sequence ATGATAACCACCTTGATCAATGAACATCTGATCAATCTCGATTTGAAAGCTACCGCCAAGGAAGAGGTCTTCACCGAGATGGCCCGCCTGCTGGTCGCGCAAGGCAAGGTCAGCGACGAGCAGCAGTTCGTCAAGGATCTGTGGGCCCGTGAAGAGCTGGACAACACCGGCTTTGAAGAGGGTGTTGCCCTGCCCCACGCCAAGAGTGCGGCGGTCAGCACCCCGGCAGTCGCCATCGGCATCAGCCGCAACGGCATCGACTACGGCGCCGAAGATGGCAAGCCGTCCAAGCTGTTCTTCATGATTGCCTCCCCTGCCGGTGGCGCCAACCACCATATCGAGGTGCTGGCCGAGCTCTCCGCCAAGCTGATTGAAGAGGGCTTTATCGATGCCCTGCTGGCAGCCAAAACCCCGGCCGATGCGCTGGCACTGCTGCTGGCCAAGAAAGAGGAAGCGGCTGCCGCACCTGCGGCCAACAAGGGGCTGATCATCGGTGTCACCGGCTGCCCGGCCGGTATCGCCCACACCTATCTGGCGGCCGAATCGCTGGAGCGCGCCGCCAAGGAGCTGGGGTATGAGGTGAAGGTGGAGACCAACGGCTCCATCGGCGTCAAGAACAGCCCGACCGCAGACGAGATCGCCCGCGCCGCCGCCATCGTGGTGGCCTGTGATAAGCAGGTGGACATGGCCCGCTTCGCTGGCAAACCCCTCATCAAGACCGGCGTAAAAGCCCCCATCAAGGATGGCAAGGGTCTGATTGAGCAGGCCCTGAAAGCCCCCGCCTATGTGGCGGACAAGGATGAGAAGAAGGGTGACGAGAAGCGCGCCAGCGGCGGCAGCTCGGATCTCTATCGCTACCTGATGAACGGCGTATCGCACATGATCCCGTTCGTGGTGACCGGTGGTCTGCTTATCGCCCTGTCACTGGCCATCGGCGGCAACCCGACTCCGAGCGGCATGCAGATCCCGGAAGGGAGCATGTGGAACCAGATCCTCAACGTGGGCGTGGCCGCCTTCACCCTGATGATCCCCATTCTGGCGGGCTATATCGCCTACGCCATCGGTGATCGTCCGGCACTGGCACCGGGCTTTATCGGCGGCTGGATCGCCAACAACGGCAGCTTCTACGGCGCTGATGCCGGTACCGGCTTTATCGGTGCCATCATTGCGGGCCTGTTGGTCGGCTATCTGGTGCGCTGGATTGCCACCCGTCAGTACCACAAGATGGTGCAACCGCTGGTGCCGATCCTGATCGCTCCCATCGTCGGTTCGCTCTTTATCGCTGCGGTCTTTATCTTCATCATCGGCGCCCCGATTGCCGACATGATGACTGGCCTCAACGCCATGCTGCTCTCCATGAGCGGTGGCAGTCTGGTGCTGCTGGGTATCGTGCTGGGTGGTATGGCCGGCTTTGATATGGGTGGCCCGGTCAACAAGGTGGCCTTCCTCTTCTCCGTCGGCATGATCGCCTCCGGTCAGACCCAGTTCATGGGTGCCATGGCTTGCGCCATCCCGGCTGCGCCCCTTGGCATGTCGCTGGCTACCGTACTTGGTCGCAAGCTCGGCATCTTTGACGAGTCCGAGATCGAAGCGGGCAAAGCCGCTGGTGCCATGGGTCTGGTGGGTATCTCCGAAGGTGCGATTCCGTTCGCCGCCCGTGATCCGCTGGCCGTCATTCCGGCCAACGTGCTGGGCAGCATGACTGCTGCTGTGATGGCCTTCCTGCTGGGCATCACCAACAGCGTTGCCCACGGTGGCCCCATCGTGGCTCTGCTGGGTGCCGTCAACAAGCCGCTGCTGGCCCTGCTCTGCATGATCTGCGGTGCCATCGTCACCGGCGTGGTCGCGGTTGCCCTGAAAAAGCTGCGGGTAAAAAAGAGTGACGAGGTAACCCTGGCCAAGGCGGCCTGA
- a CDS encoding PTS sugar transporter subunit IIA has protein sequence MLSREITFYCHQGMSIARTKQLSRLAGMFKSCIRCANLTRRQTVIASNQLSLLTLATQPGDLCQLQIEGNDAELAHMAFTCWCGELGQPLVRPASAALAELRLASALPNYHFALRQLAHSPALLTKSEALEHLIDLLPAELVSDRAALEEAISRREQIAATIICPGLAMPHVLCEGISQPALSLLSSPAPIEWGSQLGPVQTIILLAVPTGCGRDTLLPLTRLARALMDEVISGALLQASSAPARQAIVIENLLG, from the coding sequence ATGCTAAGCCGCGAGATCACCTTCTACTGCCATCAGGGGATGAGCATTGCCCGCACCAAGCAGCTGAGCCGGCTGGCGGGGATGTTCAAATCCTGCATTCGCTGCGCCAACCTCACCCGGCGCCAGACGGTTATCGCCAGCAATCAGCTCTCCCTGCTCACCCTCGCCACCCAGCCCGGCGATCTCTGCCAGTTGCAGATCGAGGGCAACGACGCCGAGCTGGCCCATATGGCCTTCACCTGCTGGTGCGGCGAGCTGGGTCAGCCGCTGGTGCGCCCCGCCAGCGCCGCGCTGGCCGAGCTCCGTCTGGCAAGCGCCCTGCCCAACTACCACTTCGCCCTGCGCCAGCTGGCTCACAGTCCCGCCCTCCTGACCAAGAGCGAGGCGCTCGAACACCTGATCGACCTGCTGCCCGCCGAGCTGGTCAGCGACAGAGCCGCGCTGGAGGAGGCGATCAGTCGGCGCGAGCAGATCGCCGCCACCATCATCTGCCCGGGCCTCGCCATGCCCCACGTGCTTTGCGAGGGGATAAGCCAGCCTGCCCTCAGCCTGCTCAGCAGCCCGGCCCCCATCGAGTGGGGCTCGCAGCTCGGGCCGGTGCAGACCATCATTTTGCTGGCGGTGCCGACCGGCTGCGGGCGCGACACCCTGCTTCCCCTCACCCGGCTGGCCCGCGCCCTGATGGACGAAGTGATAAGCGGCGCCCTGCTGCAAGCAAGCTCGGCCCCCGCCAGACAAGCCATCGTGATTGAAAACCTGCTCGGTTGA
- a CDS encoding phosphotransferase family protein: MTQQELAKMGGASVNLQLLDGKPCIRKSGASLVERHFYQRAALHLSGLNTPALLKVEGETLFLEQIPHPVTLTQLHHNEQTFAQLASLHNANYQPDFAVKTHGWSLVDTNEALSVLCLPEAVNEKIRHIQQLGHELFEESCLISGDSNEGNWGTRNNGELVLFDWERFGYGSPAIDLAPLVPRMGSLAEYETIIERYLRHSSLLSGDRLLRHLVMAKCWLIIEVTNLLTRREKPQAQQYLEWYRQQVPHWLESVAHMV, from the coding sequence ATGACGCAACAGGAGCTGGCGAAAATGGGGGGCGCTTCGGTAAATCTCCAGTTGCTGGATGGCAAACCCTGTATCAGAAAAAGCGGCGCATCGCTTGTCGAGCGCCATTTCTACCAACGCGCCGCACTGCATTTGAGCGGACTCAACACTCCTGCCCTGCTCAAGGTCGAAGGGGAGACCCTGTTCCTTGAGCAGATCCCTCATCCGGTCACGCTCACGCAGTTGCACCACAACGAACAGACCTTTGCTCAGCTGGCCAGCCTGCATAACGCCAACTATCAGCCCGACTTTGCGGTGAAAACTCACGGCTGGTCGCTCGTCGACACCAACGAGGCGCTCTCTGTACTCTGCTTGCCGGAAGCGGTAAACGAGAAGATCCGCCATATCCAGCAACTTGGTCACGAACTATTCGAGGAGTCATGCCTGATTTCGGGAGATAGCAATGAGGGCAACTGGGGCACCCGCAACAATGGTGAGCTGGTGTTATTTGACTGGGAGCGATTTGGTTATGGCAGTCCGGCCATCGATCTGGCCCCGCTGGTGCCGCGGATGGGTTCGCTGGCTGAATATGAAACCATCATTGAACGCTATCTACGCCACAGTTCGCTTCTCTCTGGCGACCGGTTGCTACGCCATCTCGTCATGGCCAAGTGCTGGCTGATTATTGAAGTCACCAATCTGCTGACCAGAAGAGAGAAGCCGCAGGCACAGCAATATCTGGAGTGGTATCGACAACAAGTACCCCACTGGCTGGAGTCGGTGGCGCATATGGTGTAG
- a CDS encoding NUDIX hydrolase, which yields MSDNLPASQEKTPHERMQARLTVAALVQWQGRFLVVEEEIKGQRRFNQPAGHVEAGEDLLTAACRELKEETGLTATPTAWLGTYLYKPADSEATYVRTAIIFDLEKAPGQHHPEDPDGDILACHWLTLEEIAECKPALRSPLVWQCIEDYLAGTRLPLSALKAFIQS from the coding sequence ATGAGCGATAACCTTCCTGCATCGCAGGAGAAAACGCCGCACGAGCGCATGCAAGCCAGATTGACCGTCGCCGCGCTGGTGCAGTGGCAGGGCCGCTTTCTGGTGGTGGAAGAGGAGATAAAAGGCCAGCGCCGCTTCAACCAGCCCGCCGGCCATGTGGAGGCCGGTGAAGATCTGCTCACCGCCGCCTGCCGCGAGCTGAAAGAGGAGACGGGACTGACCGCCACGCCCACCGCCTGGCTTGGCACCTATCTCTACAAACCGGCCGACAGCGAGGCCACCTATGTGCGCACCGCCATCATCTTCGACCTTGAAAAAGCGCCGGGTCAGCACCATCCAGAGGATCCTGACGGCGATATCCTCGCCTGCCACTGGCTCACCCTGGAGGAGATCGCCGAGTGCAAACCGGCCCTGAGAAGCCCCTTGGTATGGCAGTGCATCGAGGATTATCTGGCGGGAACACGCCTGCCGCTCTCGGCGCTCAAGGCCTTTATCCAGAGCTAG
- a CDS encoding PTS fructose transporter subunit IIB, translating into MKIIAVTACPTGIAHTYMAAEALQKAAAALGLKIKVETQGAMGMENSLTARDIASADLVLIASDIDIEQKERFLGCPIHRVSLETVLLDAQAVLRSLPRPS; encoded by the coding sequence ATGAAGATCATTGCCGTCACCGCCTGCCCGACCGGCATCGCCCACACCTATATGGCAGCCGAAGCGCTGCAAAAAGCCGCCGCCGCCCTCGGTCTCAAGATCAAGGTCGAAACCCAGGGCGCCATGGGGATGGAGAACTCCCTCACCGCCCGCGACATCGCCAGCGCCGATCTGGTGCTGATCGCCTCCGACATCGACATCGAGCAGAAGGAGCGTTTCCTCGGCTGCCCCATCCATCGGGTGAGCCTCGAAACCGTACTGCTCGATGCACAGGCGGTGCTGAGATCACTGCCCCGGCCCAGCTGA
- a CDS encoding cupin domain-containing protein, whose protein sequence is MYELNLDIAHFLEHYWQKRPLLIKGGFKDFQDPISPDELAGLAMEEVVESRLVTRFDGKWDAAHGPFESYDHLGEENWTILVQACNHWAPEVNELAVPFQFIPGWRFDDVMVSFSTPHAGVGPHIDNYDVFITQGIGKRHWRVGDAKPLNEFAAHAALLHCEPFEAIIDVIMEPGDILYIPPGFPHEGYAIEPSMNFSVGFRAPDAKALISSFADHLIDNEVRTERYGDADLKPRARHGEIQPHELHRLRELMQQALDDETLFKEWFGTMISEAKHDLDVNPVEPDYSAEEVADLLTQGEPAIKVPGLRSVWFSGESQQCYIDGEAWTLQSEDAAAISLLCDKDIITQADMVELADQAGFLQLLTRLVNRGYWFFN, encoded by the coding sequence ATGTACGAACTCAATCTGGATATCGCTCACTTCCTCGAGCACTACTGGCAGAAGCGCCCGCTCCTTATCAAGGGTGGCTTCAAAGACTTTCAGGATCCCATCAGCCCGGATGAGCTGGCGGGTCTGGCCATGGAAGAGGTGGTAGAGTCCCGTCTGGTCACCCGTTTCGACGGCAAGTGGGATGCGGCCCACGGCCCCTTCGAATCCTATGACCATCTGGGCGAAGAGAACTGGACCATTCTGGTACAGGCTTGCAACCACTGGGCCCCCGAAGTGAACGAGCTGGCGGTGCCGTTCCAGTTCATTCCGGGCTGGCGCTTTGACGATGTGATGGTGAGCTTCTCCACCCCTCACGCGGGTGTCGGCCCCCACATCGACAACTACGACGTGTTCATCACCCAGGGTATCGGCAAGCGTCACTGGCGGGTTGGCGATGCCAAGCCGCTCAACGAGTTTGCCGCCCACGCAGCCCTGCTGCACTGCGAGCCGTTCGAGGCGATCATTGACGTCATCATGGAGCCGGGCGACATCCTCTACATTCCGCCCGGATTCCCCCACGAAGGCTACGCCATCGAGCCCTCCATGAACTTCTCGGTGGGCTTCCGCGCGCCAGATGCCAAGGCGCTTATCTCCTCCTTTGCCGATCACCTGATCGACAACGAGGTGCGTACCGAGCGTTACGGCGATGCCGATCTCAAGCCCCGTGCCCGTCACGGCGAGATCCAGCCCCACGAGCTGCACCGTCTGCGCGAGCTGATGCAACAGGCCCTCGATGACGAGACCCTGTTCAAGGAGTGGTTCGGCACCATGATCTCCGAGGCCAAGCACGATCTGGACGTCAATCCGGTCGAGCCGGACTACAGCGCCGAGGAGGTAGCCGACCTGCTGACCCAGGGAGAGCCAGCCATCAAGGTACCGGGCCTGCGCAGCGTCTGGTTCAGCGGCGAAAGCCAGCAGTGCTATATCGATGGGGAAGCCTGGACTCTGCAGAGCGAAGATGCGGCCGCCATTTCCCTGCTGTGCGACAAGGACATCATCACTCAGGCCGACATGGTGGAGCTGGCCGATCAGGCCGGTTTCCTGCAACTGCTGACCCGACTGGTCAACCGCGGGTACTGGTTCTTCAACTGA
- the purB gene encoding adenylosuccinate lyase, which translates to MELSALTAVSPIDGRYGDKADALRPIFSEFGLLRFRVEVEVRWLQKLASHAGIPEVPALSSAANALLDGIVSNFNESDAARIKQIERTTNHDVKAVEYFLKEKVEVNPELAAVSEFIHFACTSEDINNNSHGLMLKTAREEVIKPYCEKLIGEIKRLAHEYRDMPLLSRTHGQPATPSTMGKEMANVAYRLERQYKQIMAVEILGKINGAVGNYNAHISAYPEVDWHQFSEEFVTSLGLTWNPYTTQIEPHDYIAELFDAMARFNTILIDFDRDVWGYISLGHFKQRTIAGEIGSSTMPHKVNPIDFENSEGNLGLANAVFQHLASKLPISRWQRDLTDSTVLRNLGVAIGYSLIAYQSTLKGISKLEANDAAMAADLDANWEVLAEPIQTVMRRYGIEKPYEKLKELTRGRRVDAEGMRTFIDTLELPEAVKVELKKLTPANYIGDAQRLVDLLK; encoded by the coding sequence ATGGAGCTGTCCGCGCTGACTGCTGTTTCCCCGATTGACGGTCGTTATGGCGACAAGGCCGATGCCCTGCGCCCTATCTTCTCCGAATTCGGCCTGCTGCGTTTTCGCGTTGAAGTCGAGGTGCGCTGGTTGCAGAAACTGGCCAGCCACGCCGGGATCCCGGAAGTCCCAGCCCTGAGCTCGGCCGCCAACGCCCTGCTCGACGGCATCGTCAGCAACTTCAACGAGAGCGACGCCGCCCGCATCAAACAGATCGAGCGCACCACCAACCATGATGTGAAAGCGGTGGAGTACTTCCTCAAAGAGAAAGTCGAAGTGAACCCGGAGCTGGCGGCTGTCAGCGAGTTCATCCACTTCGCCTGCACCTCGGAAGACATCAACAACAACTCCCACGGTCTGATGCTGAAAACCGCCCGCGAAGAGGTCATCAAGCCTTATTGCGAGAAGCTGATCGGCGAGATCAAGCGTCTGGCCCATGAGTACCGCGATATGCCGCTGCTCTCCCGCACCCACGGCCAGCCGGCAACCCCGAGCACCATGGGCAAGGAGATGGCCAACGTCGCCTACCGTCTGGAGCGCCAGTACAAGCAGATCATGGCGGTGGAGATCCTCGGCAAGATCAACGGCGCAGTCGGCAACTACAACGCCCACATCAGCGCCTATCCGGAAGTGGACTGGCACCAGTTCTCCGAGGAGTTCGTGACCTCCCTGGGTCTGACCTGGAACCCCTACACCACCCAGATCGAGCCGCACGACTATATCGCCGAGCTGTTCGATGCCATGGCACGCTTCAACACCATCCTGATCGACTTCGACCGCGATGTGTGGGGTTACATCTCCCTGGGCCACTTCAAGCAGCGCACCATCGCTGGCGAAATCGGCTCCTCCACCATGCCGCATAAGGTCAACCCCATCGACTTCGAGAACTCCGAAGGCAATCTGGGTCTGGCCAACGCCGTGTTCCAGCATCTGGCGAGCAAGCTGCCCATCTCCCGCTGGCAGCGGGATCTGACCGACTCGACCGTACTGCGCAATCTGGGCGTTGCCATCGGCTATTCCCTTATCGCCTATCAGTCCACCCTCAAGGGTATCTCCAAGCTGGAAGCCAACGACGCCGCCATGGCTGCCGACTTGGATGCCAACTGGGAAGTGCTGGCCGAGCCGATCCAGACCGTGATGCGCCGCTACGGTATCGAGAAGCCCTACGAGAAGCTCAAGGAGCTGACCCGTGGCCGCCGCGTCGATGCCGAAGGGATGCGTACCTTTATCGACACCCTGGAGTTGCCGGAAGCGGTCAAGGTTGAGCTGAAGAAGCTGACCCCGGCCAACTACATCGGTGACGCCCAGCGTCTGGTTGATCTGCTGAAATAA
- the rluE gene encoding 23S rRNA pseudouridine(2457) synthase RluE produces MKSARSRLSLPNRPARDGAPRSAARPAESRHVAARKPERAPEDRKLLLLNKPYMVLCQFTDEAGRETLKDYIKEPGIYAAGRLDRDSEGLLLLTNDGKLQARLTQPGEKTPKTYWVQVEGIPSEEQLAALRAGVELNDGMTLPAGARIMDEPAVWPRNPPIRERKEIPTCWLEIKIVEGRNRQVRRMTAHIGHPTLRLIRYAIGDWTLDGLAPGESRALPAPELAPAPRRAQTPNKPRSQGSGSNNPRSAQPTRSPHGQGQGRDSRDASPRPANRSSGRGTARRPARSKPSE; encoded by the coding sequence ATGAAATCTGCCCGCTCCCGACTCTCGCTGCCAAACCGTCCCGCCCGCGATGGCGCCCCCCGCTCTGCTGCCCGGCCAGCCGAATCCCGCCACGTTGCGGCGCGCAAGCCGGAGCGGGCCCCCGAGGATCGCAAGCTGCTGCTGCTGAACAAGCCCTATATGGTGCTCTGCCAGTTCACCGACGAGGCGGGCCGCGAGACCCTCAAGGATTACATCAAAGAGCCCGGCATCTACGCCGCAGGCCGGCTTGACCGCGACAGCGAGGGGCTGTTGCTGCTCACCAACGATGGCAAGCTGCAGGCGCGCCTCACCCAGCCGGGGGAGAAGACCCCCAAAACCTACTGGGTACAGGTAGAAGGCATCCCGAGCGAGGAGCAACTGGCCGCCCTGCGCGCCGGTGTCGAGCTCAACGATGGCATGACCCTGCCTGCCGGGGCGCGCATCATGGATGAACCTGCGGTGTGGCCGCGCAATCCGCCCATTCGCGAGCGCAAGGAGATCCCCACCTGCTGGCTGGAGATCAAGATAGTGGAGGGGCGCAACCGGCAGGTACGGCGGATGACCGCCCATATCGGCCACCCCACCCTGCGCCTTATTCGCTACGCCATCGGTGACTGGACGTTAGATGGACTGGCCCCCGGCGAGAGCCGCGCCCTGCCCGCACCCGAGTTGGCGCCAGCCCCGCGCAGGGCACAGACGCCAAACAAACCGCGCAGTCAGGGCTCGGGCAGCAACAATCCGCGCTCTGCCCAACCGACCCGAAGCCCCCATGGTCAGGGTCAGGGGCGCGACAGTCGCGACGCGAGCCCGCGCCCGGCCAATCGCAGCAGTGGCCGTGGCACCGCGCGCCGACCGGCCCGCAGCAAACCCTCGGAATAA
- the mnmA gene encoding tRNA 2-thiouridine(34) synthase MnmA: MTDNSQIKVIVGMSGGVDSSVSAYLLQQQGYQVEGLFMKNWEEDDTDEYCSAAQDLADAKAVCDKLGMKLHTINFAAEYWDNVFEHFLEEYKAGRTPNPDILCNKEIKFKAFLEFAAEELGATYIATGHYVRRDDSTGRPRLLRGLDTNKDQSYFLYTLSEKQVGQSLFPVGDLEKPEVRRIAEQLDLITAKKKDSTGICFIGERKFKDFLAKFLPAQPGKIETVDGKVIGEHQGLMYHTLGQRKGLGIGGRKDATEEAWYVVDKEVERNVLVVAQGEHPRLYSDGLIASQLHWVDRTPIREPRRCTVKTRYRQQDIPCLIQPIDDETIRVIFDEKQAAVTPGQSAVFYDGEVCLGGGIIEQRFSHPV; this comes from the coding sequence ATGACAGACAACAGCCAAATCAAGGTGATCGTCGGCATGTCCGGCGGCGTGGATTCTTCCGTCTCGGCCTACCTGCTCCAGCAGCAGGGCTATCAGGTCGAAGGCTTGTTCATGAAGAACTGGGAAGAAGACGACACGGACGAGTACTGCTCTGCCGCCCAGGATTTGGCTGATGCCAAGGCCGTCTGCGACAAGCTGGGGATGAAACTCCACACCATCAACTTCGCGGCCGAGTACTGGGACAATGTGTTCGAGCACTTCCTCGAAGAGTACAAGGCTGGCCGCACGCCAAACCCCGATATCCTGTGCAACAAGGAGATCAAGTTCAAGGCATTCCTCGAATTTGCTGCCGAAGAGCTGGGAGCCACCTACATCGCCACCGGCCACTATGTGCGCCGTGACGACAGCACCGGCCGCCCGCGCCTGCTGCGCGGTCTCGATACCAACAAGGATCAGAGCTACTTCCTCTACACCCTGAGCGAGAAGCAAGTGGGTCAGAGCCTGTTCCCGGTTGGCGATCTGGAGAAGCCGGAGGTGCGCCGCATCGCCGAGCAGCTGGATCTCATCACCGCCAAGAAGAAAGACTCCACCGGTATCTGCTTTATCGGCGAGCGCAAGTTCAAGGACTTCCTGGCCAAGTTCCTGCCCGCCCAGCCCGGTAAGATCGAGACCGTGGATGGCAAGGTGATCGGCGAGCATCAGGGTCTGATGTATCACACTCTGGGCCAGCGCAAGGGGCTTGGTATTGGCGGGCGCAAAGATGCCACCGAAGAGGCCTGGTATGTGGTCGACAAAGAGGTCGAACGCAACGTACTGGTGGTGGCGCAGGGCGAACATCCCCGCCTCTACTCCGATGGTTTGATTGCCAGCCAATTGCACTGGGTGGATCGCACCCCCATTCGCGAGCCGCGTCGCTGCACCGTCAAGACCCGCTACCGCCAGCAGGATATTCCCTGCCTGATCCAGCCCATCGACGACGAGACCATCCGGGTCATCTTCGACGAGAAACAGGCTGCGGTAACCCCGGGCCAGTCCGCCGTTTTCTACGACGGGGAAGTGTGTCTGGGTGGCGGCATCATCGAACAGCGTTTCAGCCATCCGGTTTGA
- a CDS encoding GntR family transcriptional regulator yields the protein MQRESAEHLFDELKQRLACAGDEPLYLILAQGLQQAIERKLLPHGCVLPSERQLSDSLALSRATVVKGISLLAEQGLVIKQQGKGTVVHAPFTYNLAGGSFTAQLSQLGALSDRWLARELVAASAEQAALMGVAEGTEIAKIRRVRCVNDDPTSIETTYIPRQFLPRPDLLEGSLYAHWREEGIEPVAQQYQIRRQVPSQTESAMLGLPVGMPVLAVMQRSYTALGELLEVSQSLCRGDSYSFTFNSGAIPG from the coding sequence ATGCAGAGAGAGAGTGCTGAACACCTGTTTGACGAGTTGAAACAACGGCTGGCCTGTGCAGGGGATGAGCCGCTCTATCTCATTCTGGCGCAGGGGCTGCAGCAGGCTATCGAGCGCAAACTGCTGCCCCACGGCTGCGTGCTCCCCTCCGAGCGTCAGCTCTCCGACAGCCTCGCCCTCTCCCGGGCCACCGTGGTCAAGGGGATCTCCCTGCTGGCGGAGCAGGGGTTGGTGATCAAGCAGCAGGGCAAGGGCACCGTCGTGCACGCTCCGTTTACCTACAATCTGGCCGGTGGCAGCTTTACCGCCCAGCTGAGCCAGCTCGGGGCGCTGAGCGATCGCTGGCTGGCGCGCGAGCTGGTGGCCGCCAGCGCCGAGCAGGCCGCCCTGATGGGGGTGGCTGAGGGCACCGAGATCGCCAAGATCCGCCGGGTACGCTGCGTCAACGATGACCCCACCTCCATCGAGACCACCTATATTCCTCGTCAGTTCCTGCCCCGTCCCGATCTGCTGGAGGGCTCGCTCTACGCCCACTGGCGTGAGGAGGGGATTGAACCCGTTGCCCAGCAGTACCAGATCCGCCGGCAGGTGCCGAGCCAGACCGAGAGCGCCATGCTGGGATTGCCGGTTGGCATGCCGGTGCTGGCCGTGATGCAGCGCAGCTACACGGCGCTGGGGGAGCTGCTCGAGGTAAGCCAGAGCCTCTGCCGTGGCGATAGCTACAGCTTTACCTTCAACAGCGGCGCCATTCCCGGCTGA